GGTGAAGACCAGGGCGTCCATGCCGCCGAGCACCGCCGCGAACGCGCCGACGTAGCGGACGATGCGGTGGACGTAGACGTCAAGGGCCAGCGATGCGGCCGTGTCCCCCTCTCCTGCACGCGCCTCGACGGTGCGCATGTCGTTGTCGCCGCACAGCCCCTTCAGTCCTGACTCGCGGGTCAGCAGGCGCTCGACCTCGTCCCCCGACAGCCCGTCCTCGCGCATCAGGTGGAAGACGACGGCCGGGTCGATGTCCCCCGTCCGGGTGCCCATGACCAGCCCCTCCAGCGGCGACATGCCCATGGACGTGTCGACGCAGATGCCACCGTCGACCGCGGCCGCCGACGCACCGTTGCCCAGGTGGAGGGTCACCAGCTTCGTTTCCTCCAGCGGTCGGCCCATGTGCTCGGCGGCGACACGGGACACCCACGCGTGGGAGGTGCCGTGGAACCCGTAGCGGCGGACCCCGTGCTCGGTGAACGTCCACTCGGGCACGGCGTAGCGGTGCGCGGCCGGCGGGATGGTGGCGTGGAAGGCGGTGTCGAAGACGGCGACCTGCAGGAGTTTCGGCCGGCGGGCCATCGACGCGCGGATGCCCAGCAGGTTGGCCGGGTTGTGCAGCGGCGCCAGCGGCACCAGCGACTCGATCGTGGCGATGACGTCCTCGTCGATCAGCACCGGCTGGGTCAGCGCCGCCCCGCCGTGCACGACCCGATGGCCGACCGCCTGGACGGCGTCGTCGACGCCTGCCTCGACCAGGTGGGCGACGACCCGGTCGATGGCGT
Above is a window of Euzebya rosea DNA encoding:
- a CDS encoding acetate/propionate family kinase encodes the protein MRVLVLNAGSSSLKYRLLADDDTPLVDGIVERIGEEGGVADHTDAIDRVVAHLVEAGVDDAVQAVGHRVVHGGAALTQPVLIDEDVIATIESLVPLAPLHNPANLLGIRASMARRPKLLQVAVFDTAFHATIPPAAHRYAVPEWTFTEHGVRRYGFHGTSHAWVSRVAAEHMGRPLEETKLVTLHLGNGASAAAVDGGICVDTSMGMSPLEGLVMGTRTGDIDPAVVFHLMREDGLSGDEVERLLTRESGLKGLCGDNDMRTVEARAGEGDTAASLALDVYVHRIVRYVGAFAAVLGGMDALVFTAGVGEHSSLVRRRVCEQLGFLGVSLDDAANDAAVGPDGATTISTGPTAVLVVPTDEEAEIAHRTRAVASG